The Anopheles funestus unplaced genomic scaffold, idAnoFuneDA-416_04 scaffold_19_ctg1, whole genome shotgun sequence genomic interval TCGTTGCCCGACCGCAACTCGTTGGAATGGAACGTTTCCCATCGAGGGAGGTTCCGGATTGGCTCCATCTATTTTGCATCGCTGGCAGGACTTACGCACACGGTTGTACTCACCCAGGACTCGGGGTATATAAAACCGAGCTCGCAGCTCACTAACAACCGTGCGGTGGTTACAGTGCTTATATCGTTCGTGGTAGCTGAGTATCAGCAACTCTGTTCCACGATGCTTCCGAGGGAGGATGATCGGTTGCTGCAGTGTTTCGCTGACCGATAACGTCCCAGCCAGGCGCCCTCGCATCCTCACTATTCCGTGTTCGTCAAGTACCGGCGATAATTTGTAAAGAGGACTGCTCTTCTCCACCCTGCTCTTCCACGGCTGCATCTGAGAGGGATCCTTCTTCAAAGAGCGTATCTCAGACGCATACACGTCCGCCTGTATTTGAGTGAAGATGATCCTCTCAGCCCGTGCCAGCTCTTCTTGTGTCAGCGGTTCATCTAAGATGACATCTTTCCTGATGGCACGACGTACATTAGTGATAAATTTCACCACATACGCAACTGCCCGCAAAAGCCTTCTCCATTTCGAGAAACGATGAAAATTAATGACAGGCTCCTGTACCGTATGATGCAACACGTTGAGACGTAGTTCTTCAGGGGTGTCTGTAGATGGTGTTTCGACGGCGGGCCAGAGTGATTCAGAGCCCCATAAGAAGCTCGGACCGTTGAACCAGCGACTAGTAGGCGATAGATCCGGCGTTTTCGTGCACTTCGTCCCGTCATCGGCTACGTTCAATTTCGTTGGGATCCAACGCCATTGCTCAACCTCCGTTGTTTTGAGCAGCTCTCCGACCCGAAATGCTACAAATTGATTGTAGCGTCGATGATCAGAACGCAACCAACTCAACACGTTCCGCGAGTCTGTCCAAAACACCGTGCGCGAGATGTTTAATTGATGTGAGTTGACAATCGTAGCCGCTAATCTGGCACCAATCACCGCCGCTTGTAGCTCTAGTCGCGGGATCGAGATCGAGATCCAATGAGAGAGCATTCTACCACCCCATCTTCTTCGAACCTCCAATATGCGACTGCGGCCATACCACTCTCACTTGCGTCGcaaaacacatgcaactcTACTCTGGCGCGAATCGACGTGACCGCTCGATAACATCTTCTGACACTCACCTTATGGACCTCAGGGAGCACTCGTTGCCAAATTAACCACTTTTCCGCCAGTTGGTCATGCAGCTCTTGATCCCATCCTATGCCAGAACGCCATATCTCTTGCAGGAGAACTTTCAGATACATCAGGAACAGCCCGAGCAAACCCATGGGATCGTAAATTCTCATCAGGATCCGGAGTAGGTTTCGCTTCGTTGTGCATGACTTGCCCGCCTGCAGTTTTTCAGTAAACTGCGTTGAGAGCCGGAAAGTAAACGAATCTGAAGCCGTATCCCACCACATACCGAGGACCTTTTCCGTCGTTAAACCGTAGCCGATATCGATGCTTTTCTGATGTTACGCCTGTGTCTGCAATTGCCGCACCACTTCTAACGATTTAGATACCCAATTCCGGATTTCGAATCCTCCTTTATCGTGGACCTCCCGAACTTCTTTCGCTAGGCATACAGTCTCTGCCTCCGTTTCCACACTCACGAGCATATCGTCCACGTAGTGCTCGTCTTTGATGCATTTCACCGCACGCGGGAACTCTTTCTCGAATCGCTCTGCGTTGCGAATCTTCACGAACTGTGCGCTGCTTGGCGAACAAGCAACGCCAAACGTCATCACGGTGACCACCTACACGGCTGGATCGCCGTGTGGATTGTCTGCATCCCAAAGGATCATCTGGCTTCGTTGGTCTTCCCTTCGCATCATCACCTGATGGAACATTTCGCGAATGTCCCCCACAACAGCAACACGAAACTCTCGGAACTTGAAGAGAACGGAAAGGAGCCCGGCAAGCAGATCGGGTTCCGCTAAAAGAAACGAATTGAGGCTGACTCCACTCACCTTTGCCGCCGCATCAAAAACCATGCGAATTTTTCACGGTTTATTTGGGTTGGTAACCGGGAAAATAGGTAGAAACCAGTCGTTTGGTCGTTTGTCCTCCGCCTCACTCACTGACAAACGTCGAATGTAGCCCTTCTGGATGTAGTCTCTCATCTTCTGATAAACAGCCGCAGCTAACTCCGGATCTTTACTCATCTTTCTTTTTAGAAGCTCGTACCGTCTCAACGCCGAAGCTTTGTTACATGGCAAACGGATGTCATCATGTTTCCAGAGTAAGCCCGTTTCGAATCGGCCGCCCTGCAATTTGGTTTCTCGATTAAGTATCACCAATGCACGTTCGTCTTCCTTGGATTTGAGTAGATGTTGTAATATACGTAATCGGTCGTCATGTAATATACGGAAGGGATATGAATCGCCGAAGCGGCGTAAAGACAAACGAACTCAGGTTATAGTTTCATTGATGTCCATCATAGACCATCAACTGATTGTCTCATCGGAACGGAGGCagctttatttattacattggtatttgggttttgttatgttatttGTTCTATTCAGTATTTACAATTTGGGTCAAGTCGTCTACAAGTTTTTTCTTGGGTTGATGAATATGTTGAATTGACAAATTTGCGTATAATAACCTCTCTGTATGAAGACAAGAACTAAAGGTTCTTGTCGAAAACAATTGTGTCCGGTTACACTGCCGCGCTACCTGTCCGAACTTGCGCTTTCGCATGAGCTTGTCTGTACATGTTTTTTATTGGTATCatattgcattgcattgcatcaTACGCTGGAAGCGTGCGCTGATATGTTTTCATGTTGGCGCTAAAGGTGTTCGCGTCTGTTGTCGCGCGCTCGATTAAAACTGCGGAATCTGCTGATATTGTGTTCTTGGCTATGTGATGGGTTACTTGCGTTCATTGGTCAACATTCatgctttaattattttatttgtgtttggttGTTGCGTAATGGACACTGACCTGTGTACTGTCTTGGTTTTGCTGATTTGATAAATTGATGATAACTGTTTAGCATTAGCATGCTACAATGTGATGGCTTAGTGATGCCCAGTGAATCCAACGAGAAGAACGCTTTAACCTCGCTTGTGAGTACACCATCGACGTTACCTTCGCAGCTGCAGATGTGAAAACTTCGGTGTCCTCCGGACGCATTAGCGGTTGCAATAGGGCAGGGTCCGTATATCATCCAGCCCAGCCTAGTTTTCGATGCGATCGGTTCATTAACGCGTCCTTCTGTACATTTTAGCGGCTTTCCCAAACGACAATTGTCTACGCCGATTAGAACTCGAGGTACAGCATCGACGTAGGAGGTCAACGGCAAACCCTTAATATGTGGATACGCAGTTTTCAGTTGTTTGCAATCGATCGTCTGCGCGGGTAAAGCTAGATTGCTGACCGTGTGTACCTTCGACAGCTCATGCACTGGAGCCCCTTCGTAGGCACCTGAAATTCGCACCGCCAGCTGGACAGAAGCCTTTTCTTCTCTGGTAGTACCTCCGGTCCACTTGAGGCACAGTGGCCGTGACGTTCCGATCAACCCTAATTCGTCTATCAAGCTATGATCGATGAAGGTGGATGACGAACCTTCGTCGAGAAAGGCGTACGTTGGAACAGTCCTGCCATCCTTCCCATACATCGTTACCGGTACGTAACGGAACAAAGTGCGATCGTTCGAGCCGGAATGCGTGAGCCATTGCTTCTCTGTTGTGTTCGTTGTACCCAAAGCACCATGTAGCAACCTGTGGTGCAATGCCTCGCACCCATTGGATCCGCAAACTGTTATAAGGTGACACCACCCCTTATGGTACTTGAGGCATTTTCGGCACAGCTTCTTATCCCTTATGTGTTCCTTCCTTTCAGCGACGGTCATCGATTGGAATCGTTGGCACGTATCCAGTGCGGCACAATCCCCCTGGCATACTAAACATTTGGAAGCACTTGGAACATTTGGATTTGTTGGTGAGTACTTACCGCTCGTGGTGGCGGCGTGCATGTGCAAACGTGCGGTGATGGGCTGGCGCTGATCTACTCGTACCGGCTTCGCACTGCTCCGACGAACCAAGTAGGCAGATCCACTGCGGTCGAAACGTTCACTCTTCACCGGTACCACCCTGCTGAGTGCTGCAGCCAACTCGCCGATCCACCTTCCGAAGTCCGACAACGTAACGGAGGGCATCTGCTGTTGGTGCCTCGCCTATTCGATGCACGTGGCCGACGGCAGCTTCGCGATCAACTCCTTCAGCAGGATAACGTTGCAGGTATATTCCGGAAGCCCAGATGCTTGGATGGTCGCACACAGGTTCCTCACCGCGAATCCAAACTCCACCAGAGTTTCCAGCCGTTCCGCTCGTGGGGCTGGCATACGTCTCACTTTCTCCATCAAATTTTCGACGATCACCTCCGGCCTGCCAAACCGTAGCTTAAGCACTTCTATTGCTTCCTTTAGCCCGGaaggcagcaacaacaacgagcTGACCGCTTCCAGCGCAGCTCCCTTCAACGCCTTCTGTAGCCTCAGCAGGTTCTCGTAGTCAGAGTACCCGCAGATGGCTGTTGAGTGCTCGTAGCTGGAGATGAAGAGCGGCCACTGTTCCGCGGAACCCGAAAACGTCGGCAGCTCTCGTCCACTGGCTTTCCGCGCTGCAATTTGCGATTGACTTAGAAAAGTCGATCCCAAGCTTCCGAATGTTCCCGCATGCCTATCGGCGAAAACATTATGCGGGTACGTTGCTGGCGCGCTCGTACGCGGTTGCGCAAAGGTGCTGTTCGCCTGACAAAGTCCGCGGGCCGGTATAAACGTGCAATAACCGTGATCGAGTCCGTGTGGCTGGTTGATGTGTCCGTATCGGttttcgtgtgtgtatgttgacgTGCTGTGTCCGAAATCGTGTCCGTGTGCGGGTGCGTAAGTGTCGTGATCGGTTGTGTGCGGATGTGCCGACGTGCTGTGTCCAAAATCGTGTCCGTGGGCGGGTGCTAAAGTGTCGTGATCTGTTGCGTGCGGATGTGCCGACGTGCTGTGTCCAAAATCGTGTCCGGCTCGGTGCGTAGGTCCATTTGTGCGGCGAGGATCTCGTGACATGAGATCCTCCATCGCGCTTTGCCACTCGCGAAATTCCGCGTCACGTTTCGCGGCGTCGTTCACTGGCCTCGTTGGGATATGCGTAGGTGCATATTTGCTGCTGGCCACGGTAGGGTTGTCTTCATATCGGAAGCGTTCCGTGTTGATCCCAACACGCCTGCCAGCAGCATCAAGGGAACCATTTTCTCGATGCAGTAGCCAAGCACTCGCCTTTTCCAACTCGCATTGTGATTCGCGCGCAATATCACACTCCTTTTTTGAAAACTCCAACTCGCGCTCGTGGAGTTCAAGCTTTCGTTGTTGCAGCTCGATTCTTA includes:
- the LOC125774532 gene encoding uncharacterized protein LOC125774532, translating into MTFGVACSPSSAQFVKIRNAERFEKEFPRAVKCIKDEHYVDDMLVSVETEAETVCLAKEVREVHDKGGFEIRNWFTEKLQAGKSCTTKRNLLRILMRIYDPMGLLGLFLMYLKVLLQEIWRSGIGWDQELHDQLAEKWLIWQRVLPEVHKTPLKNYVSTCCIIRKDVILDEPLTQEELARAERIIFTQIQADVYASEIRSLKKDPSQMQPWKSRVEKSSPLYKLSPVLDEHGIVRMRGRLAGTLSVSETLQQPIILPRKHRGTELLILSYHERYKHCNHRTVVSELRARFYIPRVLGEYNRVRKSCQRCKIDGANPEPPSMGNVPFQRVAVGQRAFSFTGVDYFGPLLVAVGRRVEKRWGVVFTCLTSRAIHLEMAHSLTTASCIMAIRRFIARRGKPLEMISDRGTNFVGSARKLEEALQAVDVNAMMDEFVGPEMKWSFNLPAAPHFGGCWERLVRSVKKVLSQFELPRKPTDEVLMSTLTEIELIVNSRPLTYVPLDDEMDTPITPNHLLLGSSNGCKPPAVFDDSSTAVKSAWRAAQRSADVFWRRWVSEYLPTLTRRSKWFEKVRPIEVGDLVVIVDNCSPRNSWPKGRVIDVVRARDGQKMQA